A window of Rhizobium acidisoli contains these coding sequences:
- a CDS encoding SDR family NAD(P)-dependent oxidoreductase → MSRIFITGSTDGLGLAAARTLLRQGHDVVLHARSRERAAAISDTSAAALGLVIGDLASAAETRSIAEQVNAIGRMDAVIHNAGIYLERSRGETPEGHAKTLAVNLLAPYLLTAWITRPDRLIYLTSGMHRSGASSLDDIDWKRRPWNASQAYSESKLHIATLAAALARHWPDVLSNSVDPGWVPTKMGGAGAPDDLEMGHLTQTWLATSDDGAARVSGGYWYHRQQRAAAAEVGDVGFQDALVEKLAELIGVRLFAERP, encoded by the coding sequence ATGAGCCGCATCTTCATCACCGGTTCCACCGATGGCCTCGGCCTTGCCGCCGCCCGCACCCTCCTCAGGCAAGGCCATGATGTCGTCCTCCACGCCCGCTCCCGCGAGCGCGCCGCCGCCATATCAGACACGTCAGCCGCCGCCCTCGGCCTCGTCATCGGTGATCTCGCCAGCGCCGCCGAGACCCGCTCTATCGCCGAACAGGTCAACGCCATCGGCCGCATGGACGCCGTCATCCACAATGCCGGCATCTACCTCGAACGCAGTCGCGGCGAAACGCCTGAAGGCCACGCCAAGACGCTGGCGGTCAACCTGCTCGCCCCCTATCTCCTCACCGCCTGGATCACCCGCCCCGACCGCCTGATCTATCTCACGAGCGGCATGCACCGCAGCGGCGCCAGCAGCCTCGACGATATCGACTGGAAGCGGCGGCCATGGAATGCCAGCCAGGCCTATTCGGAAAGCAAGCTCCACATCGCCACCCTCGCCGCCGCCCTCGCCCGCCACTGGCCGGATGTCCTCAGCAATTCCGTCGACCCCGGCTGGGTGCCAACCAAAATGGGCGGCGCCGGCGCGCCGGATGATCTGGAGATGGGGCATCTCACGCAGACATGGCTTGCGACGAGCGATGATGGCGCGGCCAGGGTCAGCGGCGGGTATTGGTATCATCGGCAGCAGCGGGCGGCGGCGGCGGAGGTTGGGGATGTCGGATTTCAGGATGCGCTGGTGGAGAAGCTTGCCGAACTCATAGGTGTTCGACTGTTTGCGGAGCGCCCTTAA
- a CDS encoding PadR family transcriptional regulator → MFGASNKEFEILDLLKSGNRLYGLEMVNASDTLKRGSIYVFLGRMVEKGWLESAQEKEETVPGLPRRLYWITGKGKAVYDRAVATRQQFNAWDIEGAGV, encoded by the coding sequence TTGTTCGGAGCATCGAACAAGGAATTCGAGATCTTGGATCTGCTTAAATCTGGCAATCGCCTGTATGGTTTGGAGATGGTCAACGCCTCTGACACGTTGAAGCGCGGATCGATTTACGTTTTCCTCGGCAGGATGGTTGAAAAGGGCTGGCTGGAGTCCGCCCAGGAGAAGGAGGAAACGGTGCCTGGTCTTCCGCGGCGCCTCTATTGGATTACGGGTAAGGGTAAGGCTGTTTACGATCGCGCGGTAGCAACCCGGCAGCAGTTCAATGCTTGGGACATTGAAGGAGCTGGGGTATGA